tttgctgTACTTAAAATAAGTCTTGAAAGTGGAAAGGTGTACAAAGTTCCAGATAAAAAGATTAATAGATGCAATTTAAATagtttcccctcttctctcttaTCAATTAACGATAATTTTACCTCTAGCAGATACATACTGAACTTTAAAACGCAATTCTCAAAATGAAAACTTGCATTTTAAATCTTAGGCATAAACAGAAAAGATGACTATATTTGGACAACTTTTACAAGAATTTTGTTGTAGTAAAGCAGAAACCAGTTCCTAAACCTTTTTATTCAATTGTATATCCTATTTgaacaaatatcaaaaatagAAGACTGTTActacttttgcttttataattctgattttgttttgttttttttcttactgcAGTCTTCTATAACTTTTACAGAGTTCATGGTCCCTAATATCTCCCCACCCTCCATTTTTCCTAGGTGGGGAAAGGGCTGTCATAAACTTCTCACTGATAGTTAGAGTTTCTGGCAACAGGTACTGTTTGTTATTATTTAAGAGTGACTCAAGTTGGGCACTCTGGGTGGCTGGTCTACAAGTTTTTTGGTGATGCATACCACAGTCTCCAGCATGAAAAATCCTAGGAACTTGAGGAACCAGCACTTTCCAGAATTTTGGAAGACAAGATACAGTCAAATATTGAAGGGTCCAGTCCCAGTTATAATCATCATAAGTACAGAAAGTGTCTGTGCACTCAATCAGCTTCTGATAGGCTTCCCGGGTCAGGGCCAGACCCATATTGTGCTCTGTGGATTTCCACGTTTTCACATCTACCTTGTCAGCCACGTCATAGAAATTTCGAATGGCAGTATAGGTCCCCAGGGAGAGAACATCACACTCGGGGCACTCTAGCTGCTTTAATTTCCACATCTTTTTGAAGACATGGTAAAAGTCTGGGGCTGAGTAGTGATCCTCCTCTAGGAAAAGTATGAGGCCAGCACAGTCTCGAAGGACTTTGACCCTCTCCCATACAAAATGCAGCTTCCACCACCAGTGGTGTTTAGTTTGGGAGAACTTGGCCTCTCTATAATGGCCGAAGGAGTCGGGATATTCAGCATTAATGCATCCCATCCGCAAAGCCGCATTCTTCTCCACGTCTCTGGGGCAATCTCTAGGGTCAGTGCCGGGGAACTCGTTAGGGTACAACTGAATGCTGAAAGGAAAGAACACCTGCAGAACTGGACAGAAATCCACCCCAGCAATCAGCTGATTGATTTCGGTCGACCAGAAGTCATGGCTAAAGATGACGAGGACGTCGTCGATTCCCTGGGCTTTTCGAAGTGAGTCCAGCAGCAGTTTGCGGTATTCGGGCCGGTTGTGCACCTGGACCACCAGCGCCAGCtctcggggtgggggggtccaGGAGCCGGCCTTATCTACATTCCTCAGCGTCTGGTCAAAGTTCAGCTGGTACACCAGGGACCGGTACCGCAGCGTCAGATTGTCCACCTCGGGCTGCGGGGCAGCGGCGACCAGCGGAGCCGCCGACTCGTTGGAGCCCTGGCGGATGCCCACCGACACGGCGAGATGGTCCCCGGCCCGGGCGCCCGCACCCCGCGCGGGATCGACGTCCAGCAGCGGCGGGGCGAGGGCCTCGTTCTTCCTTTGTCGCCCATTGCTGCTCCAGAGGACGAAGCCGCAGGCGGCCACCACGAGCGTCAAGATCAGCACCTTCCGCTTATAGATGCGGAACCTCATGGTCTCCGGGGCCGGGAGcgcgggcaggcgggcgggcgggcgggcgcggaAAGGAGCTAGCAGCTCCGGCAGGGAAGGGGCGGGCAGGCGGCGACCGTGGCGGTGGCCTGCAGCAGTCGGAACTGGCCCCCGCGGCTGCCCTCGCTAACTCATCCCCGGCCCCGGGGGTACGGGGACCCGCAGGTTTTCAGCTCCCCCGCGCCGCCCCGGCTCCACACATCTTCACCTGGCAACTGCAGCTCGGGCAGCGGCCCCGCCGCTAGGAGCCGCGGCACGGCGTCGCTTCGGTCCTCTCCATTCGGCACCGGCCCGGGAAGAAGCCCGACGCGGCCCCACTGTACTTCGGCTCCGTTACCTGCGCCTCCAGCGGCCCTGCGTCCTCCGCGCTCTCATCTCTACGCGGCCCCGGACCGGTAAGTTGATATTCTAAAACAGTTTAAGAAATATGATATTGATGTCAGATCATCTTAacattagtttttaaatatgttttcttctttttaattctctGTGAGCCTGATCATACCCTAGCTATACAGAAGTAGAAGGATTTGTGTTCATGATTGTTTTGTCTCTAGGGACcaaatagtgcttggcacatggtaggtgttcaataaatacttctcGTTTGACTGGTATGACTTGAGCGGAATTAGGGTGGATCCAAGAGAGATGACACAAGAGCAAGTAGCAGACCTGACAAGTGAAGTGTATTGTTTCCGCTGCTTGTTTTCCTCAGGTGAGACCTTAGTGGGCTTAAAGGGAGAACAGGCAGTTTGCAAATTTAGCAGGAGTAGCAGTGACTTCTGAAAGCTTGAGTGAAGTGGGCTGGGAACTCCTGCTGCAGAACACTACAGCTTGGTAGGTTAGAGGGCTCTGGAGTTGTGGACTGTTTAGAGCCAAGCATGGGAGTGGGCACAGAGGAGAGTTTGAGCTGAATGACAGACTTCAGAGGACCTGTGATTGGGTGAAGAATAAGACACAAGACTACTGACTGCTGGAGGAAAACTGAGTTATTGAGAGCTCATCCTGGAGAGAAGTAAGTCTGCAACTTGAGATTTCGTCCCTGGCCTTGTTCGGTAGTGTTTTCACCAGTTAGTTGGGCGTAGAAATCAGTAGCGTGCTGTTAGGGTGTGTGGAGGACACAGAACAGTAGGAACACTTTGCAGTGACTGTTTAAGGATAGATGCTGATGAACGAGGAACTGATGTGCAAGAGGTCTGCAGTAAATGTAAGGGAAATGGAAAGTCCTGCACTCAGGTTCCCAAGTCCTTCATTTGTTCCTGCAACAGATATGCACTCAGCAGTTATGAGCTGATAAAGGGCTCTGGTGTTTCCGTTGTAAACAGCAGAATCAAGAGGTTTGCCCCCATGGCCCTCAACAGTGTCATGCAGAAGGCAGGTGTTAAATGCAGGTAAAGCGGGTCAGAGTACGTGCCGTGAAGGAAAACACCACACTTGGAGAGAGTGTCATGCACTCAAAATATTGGTAGATGGAGAAATTCGGGAAATTCTCTCCGAGGAAGAGACTCTTCAGCTGGAGCCTGAAGAAGCGGGTTTTAGCGAGGAGGTAACTGTGGGCAGAGAGCATTGTAGTTGGAcgaaacagcatgtgcaaaggccctgagtctTTAAAGAGGGTGGGATGCCCAGGGATCTGGGCATTCCCAaagaccagtgtggctggaacttaGTGAGCAGGTTGAGGGTAACACCAAGGGAGATTACTAAGCATGTGGGGCTGGTGGTGGCATGTTTGTGTTGTAAGGACGACCCTGGCCGCCATGTGGATAGTGGATGGTGGAATCGAGAGGGAGGATGGTGGTCATGCAGGTGACAGGAGAGGTGAGTCAGACTAGGAGAAAGGAGAACAGTTTACACACCTGTTTAGGAGGTGACTGAACAGGCCTTGGTCCAGCAAGGGAATTATTTTCTGGTATTCGTACCATGGGGAAAATCAGGATCCAAAATTCTGTGCCCTATCCTCCTAGTTTGGTTCTGGGCAGGATGCCACTATTACCAGTTTCTGGTTAAAATTCTTTGTCAGAAGAAATGTATCCCTATTTAATTGCTCCCATggacatgtgatttttttaaggACGTTCTTGTGTACTGAATCAAGTACTTTGACGTTAAGTTGGGTGTAGTTTATTTGTGGTATTCATTATAATCAAGAGCACATTGTAAGCAGTGTGGAAAATAAATCGAACGTTTGTAGAGTGGCAGAAGTCTCTAGAACAGGTCTGGAAGACATGGTACATCTATGTACATGGTACAGATCTAGAAGACACGGGACATATATTTTGCCTGTATTTTCAGGGCCTAGAGCAGACACATATGTTTTGTATTTATCTGTTTCCTTTTAACACTCCAACGTAGATATTTATTAATTGTGTacatctggttttgttttgttttcttttttgttgttgttgttttcttttcaattgtGGTTAAGATACACAccaggtatctcagtggtaaagaatctaactgccagtgcaggagatgcattcCATGGGACGGGAATGATCAAACATGGTcacaacagaggcagagagagatggaCTTAAAGAATAGACACTGAAGGAAAGTATTCTGCAAGGAAAAATTAGGTTAAcagtaaaaaaaagcaaaaaaaatgggggaggaaaagaaagcagagagagacattCCTAGTCAAGTACAAACTTAAGGgaata
This genomic interval from Cervus canadensis isolate Bull #8, Minnesota chromosome 10, ASM1932006v1, whole genome shotgun sequence contains the following:
- the LOC122447867 gene encoding alpha-1,6-mannosyl-glycoprotein 2-beta-N-acetylglucosaminyltransferase-like codes for the protein MRFRIYKRKVLILTLVVAACGFVLWSSNGRQRKNEALAPPLLDVDPARGAGARAGDHLAVSVGIRQGSNESAAPLVAAAPQPEVDNLTLRYRSLVYQLNFDQTLRNVDKAGSWTPPPRELALVVQVHNRPEYRKLLLDSLRKAQGIDDVLVIFSHDFWSTEINQLIAGVDFCPVLQVFFPFSIQLYPNEFPGTDPRDCPRDVEKNAALRMGCINAEYPDSFGHYREAKFSQTKHHWWWKLHFVWERVKVLRDCAGLILFLEEDHYSAPDFYHVFKKMWKLKQLECPECDVLSLGTYTAIRNFYDVADKVDVKTWKSTEHNMGLALTREAYQKLIECTDTFCTYDDYNWDWTLQYLTVSCLPKFWKVLVPQVPRIFHAGDCGMHHQKTCRPATQSAQLESLLNNNKQYLLPETLTISEKFMTALSPPRKNGGWGDIRDHELCKSYRRLQ